TGTGCGAAGGCCCGCAGGCCGGGCTGGCCCTGTTAGCCGAGCTGTCGGCACAGCCGGCACTCGTCGAGTATCACTTGTTTCATGCCGCAGTGGCTGAATTGCAGAGCCAGGCTGGCGACCGCCCGGCGGCGATTCGTGCCTATCAGCAAGCTCTGGCATTGGCCCGGCAAGCGCCGGAGCAGCGCTTTTTGCAACGGCAGTTGAATGCCTTGCAGAACGCTGGCTGAAAAAAGTTTTCCTGCCCTGTCGATTTACCTGTCGTTGTCACGACTTATTGATATCTCCAAACCAACAAGGAGTTATTCAATGCAATTTATGTTGATGCGCAAGGCCGACCAGCAAACTGAACAGGTTCCCGCATTTGCCGACAACCCCGACACAGGAGAGCAGCAATGAAATACGTCGCCCTGGTGTATTACCAGGAAAGCCTTATCAACGCCATGAGCGAGCAGCAATGGCATGACCTCAACCAGGAGTGCATTGCCTGCGTCGAACGCTTGACCGCGCAAGGGCACTACCTGGCCGGCCAGGCGCTGCATCCCTCGGACAGCGCCACCACACTGCGCCGCCGGGATGACGAGATTCTGATTTCCGACGGCCCCTTCGCCGAGACCAAGGAACAGCTGGCCGGGTTTTACTTGCTGGAAGCCCGCGATCTGGATGAAGCCCTGCAGCTGGCCAGCAAAATCCCCCCTGCCCGCCTGGGCAGTATTGAAGTACGACCAGCGCGCGAGTTACCGCCCAAAGATGAATAAGGAGCACGTTATGAGGTATGTCGATGGATTTGTAGCGGCCGTACCCACGGCCAACAAGCAGCGTTATATCGAACACGCCAGAGCCGCTGCGGCGGTGTTCAAGGAGCATGGCGTACTGTCTATGGTCGAGTGCTGGGGCGATGACGTGCCGGAAGGAGAAGTCACCTCCTTCCCCATGGCGGTCAAGTGCCAGCCCGATGAGACCGTGGTGTTCTCCTGGTTTACCTGGCCCAGCAAGGCAGTGCGTGATGAAGCGATGCCGAAAATCTTTGCCGACTCGCGTCTTCATCCAGACGTGAACCCGATGCCCTTCGATGGCAAACGACTTATTTATGGTGGTTTTGAAGTCATTGTCGATTAGGTAGCTCACAGCGTTGGCGCCTGGCTGGCCCGGTAAAAGGCCAGCCAGGCCCGAGCCTGGGCCTCAGCGTATGGCCTCAAAGTAGCGCGGCCCTATCTGCCCTTTTTCGCCACCGTCGACAATGAAGTCATCGATGTAATAATGCGATTGCATGGTCGGCCCCCAGTTCCACGAGTTGGCATTGTTGCCCCCGAAAAAGAACTGATCCCAGACGCCGCCCTGTGCGTCTTCATTAATCGGGAATACCTGTTCGAACATGACATGGGACGCGTAGCCCTCCTTGTCGTATACCCAGATATCCATCATGTACTCGGTATCATTGCTGATGTTCCGAATGTGAAACTCCACGCCCCACCACTGACCCATCGAGCTGTTCAGCGTGGTATGCCCATCATCAATCGCCCGCCCATTGAAACCGGGTGCGGGGCCGCCACGATTGGCATTGACGATGATCAGGCCATTGGGTGTGTAGTTGTATTGCTTGATTTGCGGCACGGTGTGGTGCAAACCGTAGGTGTCGTTGACCAGTGAACAGTTCACGGTTTCACATTGCATATTGAAGGTATTGAACTTCCACGAAGCGAAATACTGGTAAGGCTCGCCCTCGGTGTAGGTACCAATCGGGCCGCCACCGGAACAACGGCCTTCGGTGCCCTCGCACGAGGTCGGGTACATGTTGGCAGGGATCCAGACCATGTAGAACACTCGGAAGTCACGGTAGCCGCCATTGGCAAAATAGAGCCCCAGCCGGCTCGGCCCCCGGTTGCTTTTGCCAATATCAATGGTGGCCGACTTGGTGCCACGCCAGACCTGCCGGTCCCCACTCGCCGGGCCGATCCAGGGCTCTGCCGAGGCATTCGTATTCCAGACCGAAAAGTAGCCCCAGGGCCCTTTGCCGCCATCGGCCAGTTGGGGCATCAGCTCGGGAAAGCGATCGTCGTAACGATTGCCGCACTGGTTGTGATACCAGATACATTCGCTCTGATCCCAGTCCTCCAGGCCATCAAACTCTTCAACGAAATCAAAGCCCCACAGCTCAGCCTTGTTGGAAGACTGCTGCACATTCCAGCTGCTTGACGGCTCAGGGGTGGGCGACGTCGGCGGCGGTGCGGGATCTGGTATGGGCTCAGGCTCACCACCGCCACCACCGCCTCCACCGCCTCCACCACCCAGACAGGAGGACAACAGCAGCGTTGGGAGTAACACGGCCCCCGTCGTAAAAACTCGAGGTATCGTTTTTCCGGTGTAGTCAGTCATTTTATTGTCCCTGCAAACTGAATGTGTCGAACGCATCACCCCTCTTGCACAACGGATGCGACAACACTATCCAGCACAGGGCAGACACAACGATAAAGATCTCATTCAACCTTTGCAGCAAGGGTTAGCTGTTACCAGGACCAGCGGTTGCCATTGCCTGACCAGACGCGATGTGTGGCGCAATGCCATAAAACATCTCTGAACCAGTATTGTTATTTGGTTGATTTTCTTTGTCGCGTTTCTTTACCGCGAACCACTTGAAACGATAATGATTATCGTTTAGTGTTTTTTCAGGATCACCAGCACGTCATTCACCCCTAACCCAGCACATCATAGAGAGAAGCCCATGCACATTTACCGCGTCCCCGCCTTTTTGCTCTATGCAAGCCTGGCGGCTTCAACCAGCCTGATGGCCGATAACCGCGTTGAGCACTTCAAGGGGTCGAAGGCAGAGAATACGGAGAATGACAGCGCAGCCCGCCCCGGGGCTGCACATGATGAGAACGGTGAAGGGCTGTCAGAATCGCTTGAATCACACTGACAAAAAAGCCGATGAATGGCCCAGCACCATAGGGCTCCAATTGCCCAAGGCGGGACCGAAACATCGGCTGTAAAGAAAGATACTTCGAACGGGTGATGCGCTCAATGACCAGAATAGGGATTCCGATATTCGGTCAGACAGGCAGCCGGGTTCTCACCCGGAAACTCAGCCGATAACGCAAAAAGCCCAGCAAGGTTCCGGTGAAGTGCGGGCTGAAATACGACAGGGATTATTCGGCGCCTACGGCGCCTCACCCCTATGGGGTCGCCGTCGCTGCGCTCCGGCGCTCCTCCGCCAGCGTTGCTGGCTCCGGTCGAACGAGGGTTCTCACCCGGAAACTTAGCCGATAACGCAAAAAGCCCAGCAAGGTTCCGGTGAAGTGCGGGGCTGAAATACGACAGGGATTATTCGGCGCCTGCGGCGCCTCACCCCTACGGGGCCGCCGTCGCTGCGCTCCGGCGTTCCTCCGCCAGCGTTGCTGGCTCCGGTCGAACGAGGGTTCTCACCCGGAAACTCAACCGATAACGCAAAAAGCCCAGCTTTGGGCTGGGCTTTTTGCGTTATATGGCGGAGAGACAGGGATTCGAACCCTGGGTAGGCTATTAACCTACGCCGGTTTTCAAGACCGGTGCATTCAACCGCTCTGCCATCTCTCCACGGGGCGCCATAGTACCGGAAACTTCAGGCTAGTCAATGGTCTATAGACTCAGGCAGGCATTTTTCTCTGCCTGGTTGCCTTTACTTACAGTTCAGGCTGCCGCTGGTGAGCTGCGAGCCTTGATTCTAGCCTGTTTACCGGTATGATCATGGCAAGTTGTATTTTTAATCTGGTTTCGACCTTTTAGGGGAGTGTTCTCACATGAATGTGCAAGATAGTCAGCAAACGCTGCAACACAGCGCTGTCAACGAGGCTGAAGTCAGCAAGCTGTTCCGCAATACCTACGCGCTGCTGGCCATGACGCTGGCATTCAGTGCCATCGTGGCGATGGCTTCCATGGCTTTGAACCTGCCACGTCCCAATATCATCATCATGCTGGTCGGCTTTTACGGTCTGCTGTTTGCCATCACCAAGTTCCGTAATTCCGGTCTTGGCCTGGTACTGACCTTCGCGCTGACCGGTTTTATGGGTTACACGCTGGGGCCGATTCTCTCCTACTACCTGACACTGCCCAATGGCGGTCAGTTGGTGAGCATGGCGCTGGGTATGACGGCGATGGTGTTCTTTGGTCTGTCGGCCTTTGCCATCCTGACCCGCAAGGATTTCAGCTTCCTGTCCGGCTTTATCATGGCGGGCTGTATCGTTCTGCTGTGCGCGATGGTGGCCAGCTTCTTCCTGCAGATTACCGGCCTGTCACTGGCTATCTCGGCTGGTTTTGTGCTGTTTTCTTCTGCGGTCATTCTGTATCAGACCAGCTCCATCATTCATGGTGGTGAAGACAACTACATCATGGCGACGGTGACCCTGTTCGTATCCATCTACAATCTGTTCCTCAGCCTGCTGCACTTGCTGGGGATTTTCAGCAGCGACTGAAGTTGCCTTTTCAGGGCATCTGATCCCTGAGGTATACTTCCAAGGCCCGCTTTCTGCGGGCCTTCTTGTTTGAGGCGAGACTGGATGAAATTTGCGATTGCCCTGCTGGCTGGCGCGCAGGACCCTGCCGCTCGCTCGGCGCTGGAATTTTCCCGCGCTGTGCTGGCCTCTGGTCACAGCATCAGTCGGTTGTTTTTCTATCGTGATGCAGTGCACCTGGCATCGTCATTGGGCGTGCAACCTCAGGACGAGTCCGATCTGGCTGCCGAATGGCGTGACTTTATCCAGCACTATGAACTGGATGCCGTGGTGTGTATCGCCGCTGCCCTGCGCCGCGGTGTGCTGGATGACGCCGAGGCGAAGCGTTGGGAACGCGCCAACAGCAATACGGCAGAACCCTGGGTACTCTCTGGGCTTGGCCAGTGGGTAGAGGCAATGCAACGGGCAGATCGGGCGGTGACCTTTGGCAACTGAGATGCAAAGCCTGCTGATTATCAGTCAGCATGCACCTTTTCAGCATGCGGCACGCGAGGCTCTGGATCTGGCGCTGGCGTCAGCGGCCTTCGGCGTGCCCGTGGGCATGCTGTTCATGAATGACGGGGTGCTGCAATTGCTCAAGGGGCAGGATGCGGCACAGGCGCAGCAGAAGTCGCTGGCGGCCAATTTGCAGGCGCTGCCGCTGTTTGGCGTAGAAGATCTGATGATTTGTCAGCATTCACTGACCGAACGCGGTTTGCAGGTGCGCCAGTGCCAACTGGACGTACGGCCCCTGTCGGGGGCGGAAATCACCTCGTTGCTGGAACACTATGACCAGGTCGTCAACCTGTGAGGAGCCAAGGGTGATTTTGCACATTCTGCGGCATTCGCCGGTCAATCATCCCAGCTTTGCCAGCTGCCTGCGTTCCCTGGGCAGCCGCCAGGGGGTGCTGTTGATCGAAGATGCGGTATACGCGCTGCTGCCGGGTACTGCGTTCAATCAATCCCTGCGGCTGTTGCCGACTTCCGTGAGCATTCATGTGCTGGAGAGTGATCTGGTGGCACGCGGTATCGCGCTGGATGATTTGCCCGATCGGGTCGGTCAGGTCAATTACCTGGACATGGTGACGCTGTGCACTCAGCATGACAAGGTGGTGAGCTGGTGAGTACCGATCTGCTGGTCGGTGAGCGCAGGATTGCCGTGGATGACGATGGCTTTCTGCGCAACCGGGCTGACTGGGATAATGAG
This sequence is a window from Halopseudomonas salegens. Protein-coding genes within it:
- a CDS encoding YciI family protein — translated: MKYVALVYYQESLINAMSEQQWHDLNQECIACVERLTAQGHYLAGQALHPSDSATTLRRRDDEILISDGPFAETKEQLAGFYLLEARDLDEALQLASKIPPARLGSIEVRPARELPPKDE
- a CDS encoding DUF1428 domain-containing protein, whose translation is MRYVDGFVAAVPTANKQRYIEHARAAAAVFKEHGVLSMVECWGDDVPEGEVTSFPMAVKCQPDETVVFSWFTWPSKAVRDEAMPKIFADSRLHPDVNPMPFDGKRLIYGGFEVIVD
- a CDS encoding Bax inhibitor-1/YccA family protein codes for the protein MNVQDSQQTLQHSAVNEAEVSKLFRNTYALLAMTLAFSAIVAMASMALNLPRPNIIIMLVGFYGLLFAITKFRNSGLGLVLTFALTGFMGYTLGPILSYYLTLPNGGQLVSMALGMTAMVFFGLSAFAILTRKDFSFLSGFIMAGCIVLLCAMVASFFLQITGLSLAISAGFVLFSSAVILYQTSSIIHGGEDNYIMATVTLFVSIYNLFLSLLHLLGIFSSD
- the tusD gene encoding sulfurtransferase complex subunit TusD, whose translation is MKFAIALLAGAQDPAARSALEFSRAVLASGHSISRLFFYRDAVHLASSLGVQPQDESDLAAEWRDFIQHYELDAVVCIAAALRRGVLDDAEAKRWERANSNTAEPWVLSGLGQWVEAMQRADRAVTFGN
- the tusC gene encoding sulfurtransferase complex subunit TusC; its protein translation is MQSLLIISQHAPFQHAAREALDLALASAAFGVPVGMLFMNDGVLQLLKGQDAAQAQQKSLAANLQALPLFGVEDLMICQHSLTERGLQVRQCQLDVRPLSGAEITSLLEHYDQVVNL
- the tusB gene encoding sulfurtransferase complex subunit TusB, whose protein sequence is MILHILRHSPVNHPSFASCLRSLGSRQGVLLIEDAVYALLPGTAFNQSLRLLPTSVSIHVLESDLVARGIALDDLPDRVGQVNYLDMVTLCTQHDKVVSW